The DNA sequence TGTCGATGTCCCGCATGTTCACATGAATACGCTATTTGACTACCGTATTCCGGAAAAATATGCCCAGGTCCCGGTAGGCGCGCGAGTAATGGTGGAATTTGGCTCCGGCAAAGCGCAAGGGTTTATTGTGGGGCGGTCGGACAGTAGTAAGTTTAGTTCTACTTTGCGTCCATTGAAGAAAGTAGTATCACCAGTACCAGTACTTGATGCAGATATTTATCGTCTTGCTCAAGCGGTATCTCAACGGCAAAGTTCGACACTTAGTCATTGTTTACGTTTAGCTATTCCACAACGTCATGCTCGAGCAGAAAAGGAGTTCCTCGAAACTGATCATATAAAAGAAACTTATCGGTTCAACACGGACACGCAAGCATGGCATAACTACTCTGGCGGTAAAGAGCTTCTTGAGAAACTTCGTGATGGAAACGTCATTCAGGCTATCACCCAAGTGCGGAGCGTTGATTCAGTTATCGCCCTTGCACAAACAGTGGTAGCTATTGTAGCCGAGAGTCACAAGAGCGTTATTTTTGTCGTGCCTACTGCGCAACAAGCTCATATTTATGCCGAACAGTTACAACGCAATCTCGGAATTAGAGTAGCGACGATGATTTCTGACAACACGCCAGAAGTCCGATATCGACAATTTCTTGATGTTAAATCTGGAGATATTCGCGTTGTTGTTGGCACCCGTTCAGCCGCATGGGCACCGGCACAAAACCTCGGTCTCGTTATCCTTCTTGATGATCACCATCGGGCGCATGAAGAACCGCATAATCCGTATATTCATACACGTGAATTACTGATGGAACGTAGCCGCCTGACCCCGTGTAGTTTTTTGTCCTTTAATTATGGGCCTTCAGTAGAACTGGCATGGTACGTAAAAAATTCAGCGAGTGCACAGATCCTATTGCCCGCCCAACGGCGAGATCCGCACGCGCTCGCTCAAGTATTGGCTGCGTCGTCCCTTGCTTATGAAGGAGAGCGGTGGTCACGGATGCCTTCGGCGGTATTTACCGTGGTACGCGAAGGATTAACTCGTGGGGACGTTGTAGTGATAGTACCACGAACTGGATATATACCAATTGTTGCCTGTGCTCGTTGCCGTGAAGTTGCAACCTGCCATATTTGCGATGGGAAGCTTGGTATAGCTGGACCTGATCAGCCCGCGCGTTGTCAACGTTGCGGTGTAACCATAATGAGCTTTACTTGTCGTCATTGCCGAGGTACACAACTCAAGCCGGTGCGTATTGGCTCTCATCGAACAGCACAGGAAATAGGGCGTGCTTTTCGTAACGTTCCAATACATTTAGCAGGTGTCGGCCAAGAAATATCGCCAGCAGACGATGAACATCGGATAGTTGTTTCTACTGCAGGGCAACTTCCACGAATCAAATCAGGATTCGCTGCTGGCGTCATTCTCGATGCTGGCTACATGCTACGTTCAGAAAACCTCGATGCTGAAGTGTATTTTCTGCGGGCACTTGCACATATAACTACTATTATTCAACCGCGTTCCCAAGGTGGGCAGCTGCTTATCGTAGGAGATGTTCCAGCACAGTTGATTTTGACAATAAAAAACTGGGATATGTATGGTTGGGCTGCAAAAGCATTGCTTGAACGAGAGGAATTATTGTTACCACCAGCGTATGTGTGGGTACAGGTAACCGGTACTATGAAAGTATTACGGCACTTTCTATCGATTTTGCAATCTCTTGCACATGATGCAGGGTTAAGCTCTGAAGATTCTTCTCTAGCAGCTCTCCTAGGTGCAGGAGCTGATGAGTTGATACCTGGGGTGCGTGTTATCGGTCCGTATCCGGGAGGGCAAGACTCCGATCTCCATGTGTATTTAGCATTTCCACAACATGAGCGAGAGAAGATTACTCTACTTATCTCACAGGCGCATCGAATTATTTCAGTTCAAAAACTTGGCCGAATCACGATTAAAATGGACACTTCAGTGTGATTGTCAACGATTAATAACTAAAGGAAGATAGACTACAACTGTGCGTATTATATTTGCTGGTACTCCTGCCACTGCTTTGCCGGCTCTTGAACGACTCCGGCAAGATCATGAGATTATTGCTGTTCTAACCCGTGCCCCAGCACCCGTAGGTCGGAAGAAAGTTCTTACCCCATCACCAGTACATCACGTTGCTGAAAAATTAGGTATTGAAGTATTGACACCGCAGTCATTACGCGGTGATGAGATAACCCAAAAACTTTTATCACTTGCACCGGATGCAGTAGCCGTTGTGGCTTATGGATTGCTGATTCCTGAAGCTCTACTTACTATCCCAACCCATGGTTGGATTAATCTACATTACTCGCTATTGCCACGGTGGCGCGGAGCAGCTCCAGTTCAATATGCGATCGCTGCTGGGGATGAGATGACTGGTACATCAGTGTTTCAGATCGAAAAAGGATTGGATACTGGTCCGGTCTTTGATATGGAAAAACAAGAAATAGCTGGAAGAACTGCTGGCGAGATGCTCGACCTTCTTTCGCTGACGGGGGCGGAACAATTGGCACGTGTTTTTGCTGGACTAGAAAAAGGCGAAGTGCACAGTCAGCCACAAGAAGGTGACGTTACCATCGCCCCACAAATGTCGACTAGAGATTCATATATCGATTTTTCTTGCCCAGCTAATGTTGTTGATGCGCGAATTAGGGGTTATAGCCCGGAGCCTGGTCCGTGGACGATGTTTCATGGGCAGCGGATTAAGCTCGGTACTGTCCAGGTCACTTCTGTCAGTGGTATTCCTGCCGGCATGATAGTTCCAGGAAATATCGTTCGCGTTGGTACCGGAACTACCGCTGTTGAACTTTCTGATGTTACGCCTGCAGGTAAGAAAACCATGTCTGCAGCCGCGTGGGCGCGTGGTTTAACAGCAGAAAAGCTGGCATTCACCATCAAGGAAGATAACTCATGAGTTCACAACGACCAACTAACTGGAAACCCGGACGCGGCACATCCGACCGGGCTCGGCTTGCTGTTTTTGATGTGTTAGTAACGGTTGAAGATGATGGAGCTTACGCGAATCTTGCTTTGCCGAAAGAAATTCGCAGAGCACGGCTC is a window from the Arcanobacterium buesumense genome containing:
- the fmt gene encoding methionyl-tRNA formyltransferase, which translates into the protein MRIIFAGTPATALPALERLRQDHEIIAVLTRAPAPVGRKKVLTPSPVHHVAEKLGIEVLTPQSLRGDEITQKLLSLAPDAVAVVAYGLLIPEALLTIPTHGWINLHYSLLPRWRGAAPVQYAIAAGDEMTGTSVFQIEKGLDTGPVFDMEKQEIAGRTAGEMLDLLSLTGAEQLARVFAGLEKGEVHSQPQEGDVTIAPQMSTRDSYIDFSCPANVVDARIRGYSPEPGPWTMFHGQRIKLGTVQVTSVSGIPAGMIVPGNIVRVGTGTTAVELSDVTPAGKKTMSAAAWARGLTAEKLAFTIKEDNS